From bacterium, a single genomic window includes:
- a CDS encoding GntR family transcriptional regulator, producing MGTVDGGLDSLVRVSSGARPREGQGTPGRVFRAESVYNVLKERILNYQLRPAQRIGEIQVGNELGVSRTPAREALRRLEQEGWLILVPRQGYYVRAYTLREFDEIYDLRVAIERHASRTAAEFAPLASLSRVAEDWGALEARQPAMTLLDWLDADETFHTLVAEAGGNRRLVAMLQRINERLRIIRRIDYTRPERATLTRAEHLEILELIQARRAAAAADRMEQHILSSKESVRALAQIYFVQE from the coding sequence ATGGGCACCGTGGATGGCGGCCTGGATTCGCTGGTCAGAGTCTCCTCCGGCGCTCGCCCCCGAGAGGGGCAAGGGACGCCGGGAAGAGTGTTCCGCGCCGAGTCTGTGTACAACGTGCTGAAGGAACGGATCCTTAACTATCAACTGCGCCCCGCGCAGCGGATCGGCGAGATCCAGGTCGGCAATGAGCTTGGCGTCAGCCGGACACCGGCGCGCGAGGCGCTGCGCCGGCTGGAGCAGGAGGGGTGGCTGATCCTGGTCCCGCGGCAGGGGTACTACGTCCGTGCCTATACCCTGCGGGAGTTCGACGAGATCTACGACCTGCGGGTGGCGATCGAGCGCCATGCCTCGCGGACGGCCGCGGAGTTTGCCCCCCTTGCGTCGCTGTCCCGCGTGGCGGAGGATTGGGGCGCGCTTGAGGCCAGGCAACCGGCGATGACCCTGCTCGATTGGCTCGACGCCGATGAGACGTTCCACACTCTGGTGGCTGAGGCCGGCGGGAACCGAAGGTTGGTGGCAATGCTTCAGCGGATTAACGAGCGCCTCCGCATCATCCGTCGCATCGATTACACGAGACCCGAGCGGGCGACGCTCACGCGGGCCGAGCACCTGGAGATCCTCGAGCTCATCCAGGCACGCCGGGCCGCCGCCGCCGCCGACCGGATGGAGCAGCACATCTTGTCGAGCAAAGAGAGCGTGAGAGCCCTGGCTCAAATCTATTTCGTCCAGGAGTAG
- a CDS encoding VOC family protein: MKIKVTSIYVDDQAKPLRFYTGVLGFVKKADFTQGPFRWLTVASAEEPDGTELQLAPNNNPAARAYQQAMFEQGQPAAMFYVDDVQREYDRMKPLGAEFSMPPTKVTGSTIAMLNDTCGNLIQIAALDRCQR; encoded by the coding sequence GTGAAGATCAAAGTGACCAGCATCTACGTGGACGATCAAGCGAAACCCCTGCGCTTCTACACCGGCGTCCTCGGCTTCGTGAAGAAGGCGGATTTCACGCAGGGGCCGTTTCGGTGGCTCACCGTGGCCTCGGCCGAGGAGCCGGACGGCACCGAGCTGCAGCTTGCCCCCAATAACAATCCGGCCGCTCGGGCCTACCAGCAGGCGATGTTCGAGCAGGGCCAGCCGGCCGCCATGTTCTATGTGGATGACGTGCAGCGCGAGTACGACCGCATGAAACCGCTAGGCGCGGAGTTCAGCATGCCCCCGACCAAAGTGACCGGTTCGACCATCGCCATGCTGAACGACACCTGCGGCAACCTGATCCAAATCGCTGCGCTCGACCGTTGTCAGAGGTGA
- the fdrA gene encoding acyl-CoA synthetase FdrA: MGQIVRNRIFKNAYRDSVELMRIAAELERLPSVSRAGMMMATPANREVLVDAALLDPAAEGAGPSDLIVAVAAEDEAAATSALDRATALLAGSGDARPSEQRARVAATIYEALVGLPTANLVLVSTPGPYATAEALKALKRGLHVFLFSDNVPVADEIELKQLAERKGLLVMGPDCGTAIIDGIPLGFANVVRPGRIGLIGASGTGLQQVSCLVDRLGEGISQAIGVGGRDLDERVGGRMTLAALRRLAADGGTAVIVLISKPPAPAVAQRVLAEARGCPKPVVANFLGGDAEAGVGGVLFAETFEDAARTAVALARGVSSPGEAPEAGTPQREASGRDPGLRLAPGQDAIRGLYCGGSLAGEAKLILHRLLGGTRAQRYTVIDLGDDEYTVGRPHPMIDPRLRNQFIVDAARDPQTAVILLDVVLGYNAHPDPAGALVPALEEARREAGRAGRQVAFVASVCGTAADPQGLGRQEACLESAEVLLAPSNAQAAQLAARLVGAGAPATRPAQPVRLDPHRTGGTPNAPRGSGGEGG; encoded by the coding sequence ATGGGGCAGATCGTGCGAAACCGGATCTTCAAAAACGCGTACCGGGACTCCGTGGAGCTGATGCGCATCGCCGCCGAGCTGGAGCGGCTTCCCTCCGTGTCGCGGGCCGGGATGATGATGGCCACCCCGGCGAACCGCGAGGTGCTGGTCGATGCCGCGCTCCTCGATCCGGCGGCGGAGGGCGCGGGTCCCAGTGACCTGATCGTGGCCGTCGCCGCAGAGGACGAGGCGGCGGCCACGAGCGCCCTCGATCGCGCCACGGCGCTGCTCGCCGGCTCGGGCGACGCGCGTCCCTCCGAACAGCGGGCGCGGGTCGCCGCGACGATCTACGAGGCGCTGGTTGGGCTGCCCACGGCCAACCTCGTGTTGGTCTCGACCCCGGGCCCCTACGCCACGGCGGAGGCCCTGAAAGCGCTCAAGCGCGGCCTGCACGTATTTTTGTTCAGCGATAACGTGCCGGTGGCCGACGAGATCGAGCTTAAGCAGCTGGCGGAGCGCAAGGGGTTGTTGGTAATGGGACCGGACTGCGGAACGGCGATCATCGACGGGATTCCGCTCGGGTTCGCGAACGTCGTCCGCCCCGGGCGCATCGGCCTCATTGGCGCCTCCGGCACCGGCCTGCAGCAGGTGTCCTGCCTCGTCGACCGGTTGGGGGAAGGGATCTCCCAGGCGATCGGGGTCGGCGGGCGCGACCTGGACGAGCGCGTCGGCGGGCGGATGACCCTGGCGGCGCTGCGCCGGCTTGCCGCGGACGGGGGTACCGCGGTGATCGTCCTCATCTCCAAGCCGCCGGCCCCGGCGGTGGCGCAACGGGTGCTGGCTGAGGCCCGCGGCTGCCCCAAGCCGGTCGTGGCCAACTTCCTCGGCGGAGATGCCGAGGCGGGGGTGGGGGGAGTCCTGTTCGCCGAGACCTTCGAAGACGCGGCGCGGACGGCGGTGGCCCTGGCCCGAGGGGTCTCATCCCCCGGCGAGGCGCCGGAAGCCGGGACGCCCCAGCGGGAGGCCTCCGGTCGAGACCCTGGCCTGCGGTTGGCTCCGGGACAGGACGCCATTCGCGGCCTGTACTGTGGGGGGTCACTGGCCGGGGAGGCGAAGCTCATCCTTCACCGCCTGCTCGGCGGGACCCGGGCCCAGCGCTACACGGTGATCGATCTCGGGGATGACGAGTACACCGTCGGCCGACCGCACCCGATGATCGATCCGCGCCTCCGGAACCAGTTCATCGTCGACGCGGCCCGGGATCCGCAGACCGCGGTCATCCTGCTCGACGTGGTCCTCGGGTACAATGCGCACCCGGATCCGGCGGGCGCGCTCGTCCCGGCGCTCGAGGAGGCCAGGCGCGAAGCCGGGCGCGCCGGGCGCCAGGTTGCCTTTGTCGCTTCAGTCTGCGGCACGGCGGCCGACCCTCAGGGTCTCGGCCGCCAGGAAGCGTGCCTGGAGTCGGCGGAGGTCCTCCTGGCCCCCAGCAACGCGCAGGCGGCCCAACTGGCGGCTCGCCTCGTCGGGGCGGGCGCCCCCGCGACGCGGCCGGCGCAGCCGGTCAGGCTCGACCCACACCGCACCGGCGGGACGCCGAATGCTCCACGCGGTTCCGGGGGGGAGGGCGGATGA
- a CDS encoding 4-hydroxythreonine-4-phosphate dehydrogenase PdxA, with translation MRPRIAMMAGDPAGIGPELVAKLLGDPAIRARAEIYVIADREEFHHGMKIADVDVPYTTAESFEAADFARGLPILSPHRGGVTGAFPRGRASREGGQYCLDALRVGIELTRDGRTDALCFAPLNKTSLHLAGMCQSDELHWFADQIAYRGPMGECNVLGTLWTSRVTSHVALSEVSGLLTPQRVAEAIELIAGVLRQNGVTRPRIAVCGLNPHNGEGGAFGREEIDIILPGIELARQRGTPADGPFPADTIFLKGRDGRYDAIVTQYHDQGQIAMKLMGFDRGVTVAGGLPIPVTTPAHGTAFDIAGQGIANVGAMWSAFDLACKMGLSRRHRRP, from the coding sequence ATGAGACCGCGCATTGCCATGATGGCGGGTGATCCCGCCGGCATCGGCCCCGAGCTGGTCGCGAAGCTGTTAGGGGACCCGGCGATCCGCGCCCGCGCGGAGATCTACGTGATCGCCGATCGCGAGGAGTTTCACCACGGCATGAAAATCGCGGACGTGGACGTCCCGTACACCACGGCGGAATCGTTCGAAGCCGCGGACTTTGCGCGGGGCCTCCCGATCCTCTCTCCGCACCGCGGGGGCGTGACCGGGGCGTTCCCGAGGGGACGGGCCAGTCGCGAGGGCGGACAGTACTGCCTCGACGCGCTGCGAGTAGGCATTGAGCTCACCCGGGACGGCCGCACCGACGCGTTGTGCTTTGCGCCCCTGAACAAGACGTCCCTCCACCTCGCCGGCATGTGTCAGTCGGACGAGCTGCACTGGTTTGCCGACCAGATAGCCTACCGCGGCCCGATGGGCGAGTGCAATGTGCTCGGCACGTTGTGGACGTCGCGCGTCACCTCGCACGTCGCACTGAGCGAGGTGAGCGGATTGCTCACCCCCCAGCGGGTCGCAGAGGCGATTGAGCTGATCGCGGGGGTGCTCCGGCAAAACGGGGTGACCCGTCCGAGAATCGCCGTATGCGGCCTCAATCCCCACAACGGCGAGGGCGGCGCCTTTGGTCGGGAAGAGATCGACATCATTCTCCCAGGCATCGAACTCGCGCGCCAGCGCGGCACCCCGGCCGACGGGCCGTTCCCGGCGGACACGATCTTCCTCAAGGGACGCGACGGGCGATACGACGCGATTGTGACCCAGTACCATGATCAAGGTCAGATCGCGATGAAGCTGATGGGATTCGATCGGGGCGTGACCGTCGCCGGAGGATTGCCTATCCCCGTCACGACCCCCGCCCACGGCACGGCGTTCGACATAGCCGGTCAGGGCATCGCCAACGTCGGCGCGATGTGGAGCGCGTTCGACCTCGCATGCAAGATGGGGCTAAGCCGTCGGCACCGGAGACCCTGA
- a CDS encoding AMP-binding protein translates to MPAPSYVHGASEIPLLGETIGANLWRTVERFPESEALVVRHQHYRATYREFWDQVTRAARGLMVRGIRRGDRVGIWAPNRAEWVVVQYATARIGAILVNINPAYKTTELEYALRQSEVSVLVLARGFRQSNYVAMLETVRARCPDLRDSLVLDDGWEGLLADADRVAAADLAALEATLQFDDPINVQYTSGTTGFPKGATLSHHNILNNALFIGEALHYSERDRVCIPVPFYHCFGMVLGNLACTTHGSCMVVPGEAFDPLGVLETVQAERCTSLYGVPTMFIGELDHPRFSQFDLSSLRTGIMAGSPCPVEVMKKVQAQMGMREVTICYGMTETSPVSTQSALDDPLDKRVTTVGRIHPHAEIKIVDPATGGTVPRGTPGELCTRGYLVMLGYWNNPAATRDAIDAARWMHTGDLATMDDEGYVNIVGRIKDMIIRGGENIYPREIEEFLYGHSAVADVQVIGVPSREYGEEVMAWIKLREGAVATPEELTTFCRGRIATFKIPRFWKFTDSFPMTVTGKIQKFRMREIAVSELGLEQAAGIRTA, encoded by the coding sequence ATGCCCGCGCCTTCCTATGTGCACGGCGCCAGCGAGATTCCGCTCCTCGGCGAGACGATTGGGGCGAACCTGTGGCGTACCGTGGAGCGGTTCCCAGAGAGCGAGGCGCTCGTCGTGCGCCATCAGCACTACCGGGCCACTTACCGAGAGTTCTGGGACCAGGTGACCCGGGCGGCGCGGGGCCTGATGGTCCGGGGGATTCGGAGGGGCGATCGGGTCGGGATCTGGGCCCCCAACCGCGCGGAATGGGTGGTCGTGCAGTATGCGACCGCCCGTATCGGCGCGATCCTGGTGAACATCAACCCGGCGTACAAAACGACCGAGCTCGAATACGCCCTCAGGCAGTCAGAAGTCAGCGTCCTCGTCCTTGCCCGCGGGTTCCGGCAGTCGAATTACGTCGCCATGCTCGAGACGGTCCGAGCTCGGTGTCCGGATCTTCGAGACAGCCTCGTGCTCGACGACGGCTGGGAGGGTCTCCTGGCGGATGCCGACCGCGTCGCCGCGGCAGATCTCGCGGCGCTCGAGGCGACCCTCCAGTTTGACGATCCCATCAATGTCCAGTACACGTCGGGGACCACGGGGTTCCCCAAGGGGGCGACGCTTTCGCATCACAACATTCTCAACAACGCATTGTTCATCGGGGAAGCGCTGCACTACTCGGAGCGCGACCGGGTGTGCATCCCGGTACCGTTCTACCACTGCTTCGGGATGGTCTTGGGGAACTTGGCGTGCACGACGCACGGATCGTGCATGGTCGTCCCCGGGGAGGCCTTTGACCCCCTCGGCGTGCTGGAAACGGTCCAGGCGGAGCGCTGCACTTCCCTGTACGGCGTCCCGACGATGTTCATCGGCGAACTTGACCACCCGCGCTTCTCCCAGTTCGACCTGTCCAGCCTCCGCACCGGGATTATGGCCGGCTCCCCCTGCCCGGTCGAGGTGATGAAGAAGGTGCAGGCACAGATGGGCATGAGGGAGGTGACCATCTGCTACGGAATGACCGAGACGTCGCCGGTGTCGACCCAGAGCGCCCTCGACGATCCACTCGACAAGCGCGTGACGACCGTGGGGCGCATCCACCCCCACGCCGAGATCAAGATCGTCGATCCTGCCACGGGCGGGACCGTTCCGCGGGGGACCCCGGGCGAACTGTGCACCCGGGGGTATTTGGTGATGCTGGGATACTGGAACAACCCCGCGGCGACGCGCGATGCCATCGACGCGGCCCGCTGGATGCACACCGGCGATCTTGCGACGATGGACGACGAAGGGTACGTGAACATCGTTGGGCGCATCAAGGACATGATCATTCGGGGCGGCGAGAACATCTACCCGCGGGAGATCGAAGAGTTTCTGTACGGGCATTCGGCGGTGGCCGACGTCCAGGTGATCGGCGTGCCGAGCCGGGAGTACGGTGAGGAGGTCATGGCCTGGATCAAGTTGCGCGAAGGCGCCGTGGCGACCCCAGAAGAGTTAACGACATTCTGCCGGGGCCGGATCGCCACCTTCAAGATCCCGCGCTTCTGGAAGTTCACCGACAGTTTTCCCATGACGGTGACCGGGAAGATCCAAAAGTTTCGGATGCGCGAGATCGCCGTGTCCGAGCTGGGCCTGGAGCAGGCGGCCGGGATTCGCACCGCCTAG